NNNNNNNNNNNNNNNNNNNNNNNNNNNNNNNNNNNNNNNNNNNNNNNNNNNNNNNNNNNNNNNNNNNNNNNNNNNNNNNNNNNNNNNNNNNNNNNNNNNNNNNNNNNNNNNNNNNNNNNNNNNNNNNNNNNNNNNNNNNNNNNNNNNNNNNNNNNNNNNNNNNNNNNNNNNNNNNNNNNNNNNNNNNNNNNNNNNNNNNNNNNNNNNNNNNNNNNNNNNNNNNNNNNNNNNNNNNNNNNNNNNNNNNNNNNNNNNNNNNNNNNNNNNNNNNNNNNNNNNNNNNNNNNNNNNNNNNNNNNNNNNNNNNNNNNNNNNNNNNNNNNNNNNNNNNNNNNNNNNNNNNNNNNNNNNNNNNNNNNNNNNNNNNNNNNNNNNNNNNNNNNNNNNNNNNNNNNNNNNNNNNNNNNNNNNNNNNNNNNNNNNNNNNNNNNNNNNNNNNNNNNNNNNNNNNNNNNNNNNNNNNNNNNNNNNNNNNNNNNNNNNNNNNNNNNNNNNNNNNNNNNNNNNNNNNNNNNNNNNNNNNNNNNNNNNNNNNNNNNNNNNNNNNNNNNNNNNNNNNNNNNNNNNNNNNNNNNNNNNNNNNNNNNNNNNNNNNNNNNNNNNNNNNNNNNNNNNNNNNNNNNNNNNNNNNNNNNNNNNNNNNNNNNNNNNNNNNNNNNNNNNNNNNNNNNNNNNNNNNNNNNNNNNNNNNNNNNNNNNNNNNNNNNNNNNNNNNNNNNNNNNNNNNNNNNNNNNNNNNNNNNNNNNNNNNNNNNNNNNNNNNNNNNNNNNNNNNNNNNNNNNNNNNNNNNNNNNNNNNNNNNNNNNNNNNNNNNNNNNNNNNNNNNNNNNNNNNNNNNNNNNNNNNNNNNNNNNNNNNNNNNNNNNNNNNNNNNNNNNNNNNNNNNNNNNNNNNNNNNNNNNNNNNNNNNNNNNNNNNNNNNNNNNNNNNNNNNNNNNNNNNNNNNNNNNNNNNNNNNNNNNNNNNNNNNNNNNNNNNNNNNNNNNNNNNNNNNNNNNNNNNNNNNNNNNNNNNNNNNNNNNNNNNNNNNNNNNNNNNNNNNNNNNNNNNNNNNNNNNNNNNNNNNNNNNNNNNNNNNNNNNNNNNNNNNNNNNNNNNNNNNNNNNNNNNNNNNNNNNNNNNNNNNNNNNNNNNNNNNNNNNNNNNNNNNNNNNNNNNNNNNNNNNNNNNNNNNNNNNNNNNNNNNNNNNNNNNNNNNNNNNNNNNNNNNNNNNNNNNNNNNNNNNNNNNNNNNNNNNNNNNNNNNNNNNNNNNNNNNNNNNNNNNNNNNNNNNNNNNNNNNNNNNNNNNNNNNNNNNNNNNNNNNNNNNNNNNNNNNNNNNNNNNNNNNNNNNNNNNNNNNNNNNNNNNNNNNNNNNNNNNNNNNNNNNNNNNNNNNNNNNNNNNNNNNNNNNNNNNNNNNNNNNNNNNNNNNNNNNNNNNNNNNNNNNNNNNNNNNNNNNNNNNNNNNNNNNNNNNNNNNNNNNNNNNNNNNNNNNNNNNNNNNNNNNTTTGAGAGTAAACCACTTTAAAAGATCATGGATTTTGAACCTCTTGACCCACTTGAATAAAAGCCTTCCCTTACTCAACCAAATGATTTGGACCAATTGACCATTTGCAAGAATTCACTTGATGTTTTATGCTTAATGAATGTGAGAGTTGGTTGATTTGAATGTGTGGATGCTTGATGATGAGTATAAGGGCAAAAGGAGTTGAGATAGGCCTAGAGAAGCTAGAGTGTAATAAGAGAGTGTGCTCATGTTGGATTAGATGTTGAATTGAGTGCTAGTTGTATTTCTTTTGGCTATGAGCTCCCACCTTCAAACCTCTCTCCCTATGAGTTCTAGAAAGTTCACTTGTGGACAAGTAAAAGAACAAGTTTGGGGGAGTTGATGTCTTGCATATTTTCATTGTTTTATCCATTCATCCATTAGCATTTTCATCATATAGATTAGTATTTAGCCATGTCTAGGTTGCATTTTGCATTCATTGTCCTTATTAGGTGTTGGAGTGTGCCATGGAGTGATTTGAGATGTTTGGGAGCATTGTGATCCAAAATGGGGTGAAAGATGAGCATGTATGGAGCCTTTAGAGAAATCTTCTGTTGCTAATATTTTGTGCAGACACATAAAATTGAGTTAGCTTTCTAATGGAAGTGGTTTCAAGTCATTTGAAGATGTAATGAAGGAGTTACGACCAATTTACTAGAAGCATATCCACCATGTTCAAGCATCCTGGAGCGACCTCTCAGAGCGACCTACCAAGGTCGCTCCCAGCCAGAGCGACCAGCCCAGAGCGACTATCTCAAGTCACTCCATCCAGAGCGACCAGCTCAAGTCGCTCGCATTTTGACGGGGCAAGACACGAAGAAACGCGTCGGGAGCGACCTCCTGGAGCGGCTATGCTAGGTCGCTCCGCGTGTTTTGCTTGGACGATTTTTATGTTATTTCAGGGGCCTTTTGGTCATTTGCTTTGTTGTTTTACATTGCATAAACCTAAGTTAAGTACTTTTGTAAGCGATGGGAGGCAGGGGATCTCTTTTCTAGAGAACACTAGTTTTTATACTACATCATTTGTCTTAGGAGCTTTGAAAACTCCTAACATCAATGTCTTGTTTAGCTTCCTGCACAAGCTGGAGATACTAATCAAGTAAACCCATTGTAATTTTCAGCTTATGCTCATCGTCCAGAAGCTTCATGGCCTTTCTCTCTCTCTCTCTCATGTTTTTCCTTAGTAATGACCTGGAAGTAAGTTTCCTTCTCAAGATGTTACTTCTCCTCGTAAGGCTTCTTATCTTCTGCACTAAGACTTCATCTTATAATGTTCTTCAAAATAACAAATATATAAACAAATTTGGAGTATATAGATTTTTACATAATAGTGTATATTTATATATTAGATAAATAAGTTTCATTGTATTTAGCCAACATTCTATTTTATATTTATAATTGTTGTCAATAAAGAAAGATAAATTTATTAAGCATTTGAAATTCCTTTGCGATCATATTATATCTTTTATTTCCATTTGAAACCTTTATTTATGCGCTTAAAGCCTAAAAGAAAGGCATAGCACTATCAGATTGGCTGGAAACTCTTTTGGAATAAAATTTTCTTTCCATGATCTAGTTCGTTTAAGAAACCTCATATTTATCGATAAAATCATATTTAAGAGATCTCGACATTAATGTTGTTTTAAAAAATATCATATATAATCCTCAGATATGAGTTGGATATCACGTAACCGAAGAAAGTCATTGATGTGATCTTAAGAACCATCATAGTTCTTTAGAGATTTATTTGATTCTTGATATCCCATTACTTTTATGATATTTAGACTTCTAAAGCTTATTCAGATCATTTTAGGTTGTATTTAGGTGTTAATATTACATTTGCAAAAATCAAGGGCTAGATTGTATTTTTGGAAGTTTAAGGTTAATTCAAGAGGTCATTTCTGGTAATTCAAACATTTGTGTCCAATTAGAAAACAAAGAAAAGATGAGGGACCATCGTGCAATAAACATAAACAGATATTTGGAAGACTGAAAAATGCAAATATGAAGAAACCAGCCATTGTCGTTGATTGATTCTTCTCTGGAATCTGGGCTTGACGACGATGACGAACCTGTTCCGGTGTAATGAAGACCTCGGCTTGGAGCTGAGAACACGACCCAGAGATGGAGAATACGATGTTGACGAGCCGTGATGAAGAGCTTGGCTACGATGAAGTGGATTCACGGCGAGGATGAGAAGAAGACAAAGGCGGATCAAACCTTGTGCTTCTGGTCGGAGAAGAACATTCGCAAGATAACGTGGCGGCTAGGAGCCACTGCCATGACTGCAGATCTCAAAGAAGCACAAACAGATCAAAGAGAAGTCGGAACGAAGAAATTAGGTCACTGTTAGCTGTAACGGTTGAACCATGGATAATAGAATTAAGAGATGTGTCTGAGAAGAAGATGACGCTTTGGCGTCTGTGATTGTCAAACAGATTTATGTATGACAAAAGAAAGAAACATGTGGATTATAATTTCATGACGTGTATGAATAAATTAAACGGAAGGAAAGACCTTTGGCGGATGATGCTTTGATTTCTTAACTTATAGATATCTTACTTAAAAAATTATGTGTAACATAGCTATGAATTTTCCCAATAATAAAATTCAAAATAAAACACTATTTAACTAATTATGCCATTTATAAATGCAATATATAACCAAAATAATTATGATATAAAATACTCCCTTCGTTTCAATATAAATGATGTTTTAGAAGGTTTGTTTTGTTTCAATTTACATGAAGTTTTGAGATTTTAAGAAAGTTTTGAGATTTTAAGGTTAACTTTAATTTTATTGGAAACTGTTCAACCAATTAGATTTTACAGTCTTTTTTATAATTGATTAACTGATTTTAAAATTATATTTTTGAAATATTTTTATAGGAAAATGTAATTTTTTTAATCTTTGTGTACTATTACAAAACATCAAGAGTATTATGAAAGGAATGAATGGAGTAATAAATATCTGAATATATTTTGACAAAGATAATTTATTTATGTTTCCATCTTTAGTTACACTAGTATTAAGATGTTATAAAAGTTTTGTTTTGGTTTTCCTAAATGGTTGACAAAGTAGAAAGTTTATAAAAAGGTAACGTGGAAACTCCCTTCCCCTCCCTCTCATCCCCTAGTCTCCACGCGAACCACCGTGATGGGTGTGGATTACTACAATATACTGAAAGTGAATCACAGCGCGAGGGATGATGATCTGAAGAAAGCTTACAAGCGTCTGGCCATGATCTGGCATCCCGATAAGAACCCTTCCGCGCGGAGGGACGAAGCCGAGGCCAAATTCAAACGGATCTCTGAGGCCTACGACGTTCTCTCCGACCCTCAGAAGCGCCAGATCTACGATCTCTACGGCGAGGAAGGCCTCAAATCTGGGAAAATCCCCAATTCTTCGTACGAGGCTTCTTCCTCTTCGTCGAGACCGCCGCACTTTTACCACCAGCATCCGCCTAACGCGGCGTCGTTCCGTTTCAACCCTAGAGACGCGGAGGATATCTACGCCGAGATCTTTGGATCTGAAGCTGGAGGAGCAAGTGCTGGACATAGGACGTTTAGGGATGCGAGTTTCAGGAACGCTGGTGGTGCGAATGGTGAGCTTAGGAAGGCTCCAGCCGTTGAGAATCCATTGCCTTGTAGTTTGGAGGATCTTTGCAAAGGTGTCAAGAAGAAGATGAGGTTATCTAGAAATGTTTTCGATGCTTCTGGGTATGTGTCCTTCTTCTTGGACTAGTTGGGTAGTAAATGATTCTTCTTCTTGGTCCAAACTTGAACTTGTTGGAATCAAGCGGTCAATTTCATGACAATGTGTAGCTTTCTAACACTGCTAAAACTGAACTCTTTTGATGTTACAAGGCAATGATTTGTGTGGATGTTTAGGCAAAGGTTAACGTGTCCTCTTAATACATTTTACCTATCAAGTGCTTTTTAGTTTCTTTCCACAGATCCGGTTTTTGCAGTTTACAGCTGCACGAACTTGATTTTATGTATAATGATAATAGATGATAGCTTGCACGTATCTGTATGTATTTTTTGGGCTCATCTTGCTTCATATGATTGTTGGGGTTTTCCTATAATAGCTCAAGAATGTAGCGAAAGTTGTCGTATTACCTCCTTGTGTCTCTGCATACACAGAGATGAATTTTTATCTTGTTTTATCTCAGTACTGTTATGATTCGTGTTGTTTGGTTGTTGCAGTAAAATGAGGGTCGTTGAGGAGATATTGCCCATAGAAATAAAACCCGGGTGGAAGAAAGGCACAAAGCTCACTTTCCCTAAGAAAGGCAATGAAGAGCCTGGAATCATACCAGCAGACATCATCTTCGTGGTTGAAGAGAAGCCACATCCTCTTTACAAGAGAGACGGAAACGACCTTTTGGTCAACCAGGAGATCACTCTGCTTGAAGCACTAACCGGTAAGACCCTCGACCTGACCACGCTTGATGGTAGGAGTCTCATGATCCCACTAACGGATATCATCAACCCCGAGCACGAGATTGTTGTTCCAAACGAAGGAATGCCCATCTCTAAAGAGCCTGGTAAAAAAGGTAACCTGAGGTTGAAGCTTAACGTGAGTTATCCGTCTAAGCTGACAGCGGAACAGAAGTCCGAGCTGAAGAGAGTTCTTGATGGGGTTTCATGAACAAGTCAGATGATGATGAATGTAGATAGCAAAAGTAGAGGAGATGATGTAGATTGTGAATGGTAGGAAGGAGCTTGGATTTGAAAGCCGAAGAACAAACAAACACACGCTTTGCTTCTGTCTTTTCTGTTTCTCTTGTCTGAAATTAGACTCTTCTGGTTTCCTTTTTTGTTAATTTTATTTATTTGATTTGGTTTTGAGGGCCTTTATCATATGTGATTTATGTGACTCCAAACATTGAGGTATGCTTTGTTACCTATTTATCTTATTAATAAGAATCATTTGTGCCTCCACTATCATTTGTATCTTCATAACTAGGTCAGGTAAGCATGGATTAGAGAGATCTAAGTTCGAGTCTGAAGCCAAAATCAACAAGAACCAACCTAAAACCGAAAGTCAAGGACTCATTCAAACAGTAGGAAGTGATGTGAGTTAAGTCACTTGGTCAACAGTACAGACTAGGCCCTAACAAAAGAACCATACACTTTTCTAGCTTACTAAGACCATACTTACATGCACAAGCCAAGATGGCCACAAACCCCTCATTCGAACCAACTTGGGCAACTGAAATTCAGGAAATGGAATAGAACAACAAGTATATTTATTCAGGGGAACTGCGAAAAAAAAAATAGTAGTAAAACTCAATGTAAACTTTTTTTGTGACCAATATATCGGCTTCACTCTTCTTACAAACACTTGTAGATGCAACGTTATAGGATTCCAAAAGTGGTACTTCAAGGAGCAAAAAAACTATTGATGAAAATGTTTTTAAGCAGTCTTGGAGACAGGGAAGAGCTTTTCCACCATGTTGTTTGAGAGAATTCTGTTTGGGTCCAGCTCCCTTCGTGCTTTGTTGTATGCATCCACCGGGAATCGTTTTCTGAGTCTTTCTTGTAGGGCTTCAAGTTCCTCTTTATCCTTTGGTATCTGCTTACATAAAACATTTTAAACACTCAAAATTAGAACAATTGCACTACACATTTCATTTGCTTACTTTTCACGACAACAATTGCATTACAAGCAGAAAAGGTAGTAGGATACAGAGAGTTTCTGTCTAAGTCTAACTAAACTATGAAATTCTATAAAGGTGAGTGAATCAGAAGGATCATCTACAATTACCTCAATTTTAGCCCAATGTTCATACGCAGAATACTGGTCCCACAATTTTGCCTGTGTCAAATGTCTATAGTGGAAAAATTCATCCGTGATGTCCTTTCTCTGGCGAGGGTCTGCTGTCGGGAGATACATGATTATACCAACCTGACACAAAAATGTAATGTAGCATATTATAAATGTATATAGCTAGCAATGGAAAGAGAGAGAACGAAAACAGCAAAAAAAGTCAATGCTGGAACAAGATTGGTCAATAGCAAGAATCTACCAAGTTAAACAAAATCTATCTCTCTATGTAGCATCAATATTCCAAAAATTCTCATTTATACTTGTTTTCACGAAAGTTAAAAGAGGGAAAACAGGAATTACCCATGAGAAAATGTCCTCCTCTGCAGTGCTGAATGCAGGACTCATAGGGCTCTTACTTCGGCCTGTCCAACGCTGCTCTATGGGAGAAGGTGCTGGTATTGCTTCTTTTTGTATCAACTCTTTCAGCTGTTCTATGTACTCAAGGTCTTTCATGCTAGGTTTAGCGAGAGTTCCAGCAGGAAAACAAGTTTCTGATACCCACTGTTGACCACCACAGTCAAAGCCCAGGATTTCATCACTCCACCCTACTCTGTATCCTTCTGATTTTTTCCAAAACTCAGCCTCAGCTTGATTCACTTTTCCAACGTGAACGTCATTGAGAGGATCTAGGGCAATCAGCTTATCTCTCAACTCTGTAAATGAAAGCTCGTTAATGTCTGGCTCCCTACTGTCAGGAGTCTTCTTACTAGAGTCCTGGACCCTAATACATCATGGTGGAAAAAATAATGATCATTTAATCCTCCACACTAGAGAAAGCAATTTAAGACATAATAACAACTAAAGCATAACGATACCTATACTTAACAATGCTCTCTCTATACAGGTCACGGACATGCTTTAAAGCCTCCTCTGTAGTGTACTTTGGTTTGTCCTTAGGTGCCCCACTCCATTTTGATACAGGGTTGCATGTAACAACCACGACCGTGTCAGTATATGGAATATACAGGTACTTGACATGCTTATTTGTAGAGAGCAACTTTCTAAACAGCCAGAAACAGAAACAAAAACAAAAGTCAGGAAAACTTCCACTCTTATGAGATCAATGAGGTTCATATTAGAGGTCGTTCTTTGCCAAATGATAGAAATGCACTATGCTGGGGGGGGGNNNNNNNNGGGGGGGGGGGGGGCAGTAAGTCAGTAACTAGAACATGAACAAAAACTTAAAGAACTTGCATCAACCATTATTCAAGGGTAGAGAGATATACTATTAAGACTAGGATAAGGAAAGTCAGCAACACTTAACTTGTGATTTTTCTTGATCTCTTCCAAGGTGGAGACGTAAGTGTGCTCCAAAAGCTCCTGTCTTTCAACGCACTGGAGGGTGACCTCAGCAACAACTCCAAGTCCACCAAGGCCACATCGAGCAAGATGAAAGAGCTCCGGATCATTATCCTTAGAAAGCTCAATAGTTCCCTTAGCAGGAGTGACAAGCTTCATGCCAATCACTTGCTCATCGATAGGAGGCAATCTAGCACCTGTCCCATGTGCCCCAACCTGAACAAAAAACCATAAAAGACTAAACCTTAAAGAAAACAAGGAAGTTGCAGAAGAACCTGAATGATGCCACCAATCTGCTGCTCTCTAATGGAAGCAAAGTTCTGGAGAGTGAGACCATACTCTTGAATGGCGTCAACAAGCTGCTGAACCCTAATCCCAGCCTGCACACGGACTCTCTTCTTCTCTTTATCCACCTCGAGGACCTTATCCATGAGCGCCAAATTCACCATCCCCGAGCGAGACAAACCGATCCCATTGGGGGAAAGACCGGATCCAACGGGTCGGATCCTGTTCTTCTTCTCATGAGCTTCCTTGACGAGAGCTTCGAGATCAGCGAGAGTCTCCGGCTGGTTAAAGTTCCTGGTCTGGACCTCGTGAGTACCACTCCAGTTAGAGACGGTGTGGAGATCTTCGGGGAGAGGTGCGTATCGGAAGATCTGAGCCTTCTTGTGTTTGGCGTTCTCGGGGAAGGGGAAGGAGAAGTAAGTTGCGGCGCCGGAGAAGAGAGCGAGTGCTGCGTATCCGGCGTATTTACGGAACTCCTTTTCTGAGGCGGAGGATGAAATCGGCGGTGGAGGGGCTGGAGTCAAGGTCTGACCGGAAGTGCATAGAGTGCGGAGAGGGGGAAATGGGGGTCGAAGCGAACGGGCGTTGGAGCGGCGGAGGAGAAGTGATCGGAGCATTTTGTTTTAGTTCAGGCGATCTGAAACCTGAGCCAGCGAAAGGTTTCTTTCTGTACAAAGGATCGGGTTTAGGAGATTTACGAATATTTCTAAAATGTCCACAGGTTTTAACTATTTTCTTAATTTAAGCCGTTGTAATATCTTTATAAAAAATTACCCCCACAGGTAGGCCTGGGAATTTAAATCAAAGCCCGCGGGGCCCGCCCCATTTGACCCGCCGCTGGGAGGGTGCGGGTCGAGCGTTTTGAAAAAATCAAGTCGCGGGTGCGGGTGCGGGTTAAGACTATTTTTTGCGGAGCGGGTGCGGGTTGGTGGATTTTGATTTGCGGATATCCGTCAACCCGCAAAATAAAATAAAAAATAAAAAAATCTTTTTTCTTTTGAAAAATTCGGTTTTTTTTAGAAAAATAATTAATTTAAAAAAAAATAATTAAATTTTTAAAAAATAATATAAAAAATTACTTATAAATATATTATTTTATAGAAAAACTAATTAAATAATTATTTTTTTAATTAAAAATATAACCCGCGGGTCCCACGGGTTACCCGCAAAATAAAGCGGGGCGAGTGCGGGTTTTAGTTTATTTCTTTGTGGGTTGAGCGGGTCAAAATTTTAACTAAAAAAAAAAGAAACGATCCGTGGGTTGGCGGGTCGTGCGGGGCGGGTTGACCCGCGAACCCATGCCTACCCACGGGTTATGATTTGCAATCAAATGGTCCCAACTACAAAACCAACCATAACCACATTTTCTGTATTTTTCTTTTGTCCCACGTGGGAATTGAGACGCACCCTTATGCTAGAGTGACTGGACAAAGTCGCAAAGTCACGTCAGTATCGAGTCATCGAAAATATAGTTTTCGTTTAAAAAGTAACTTTTTTATAAACTCTATATAGAAGACTATGGGAGGATTGGTGATTTTGTATTGTTCCTTTTTTTTTTTTCTCAACTTCAACTTTCAATTAACCAAATATGAAATACAAGATTACAACCTTGACGAGATTTTAACCCCACGTACAATGTCGAGATCAAGTATCACCCATGAACACTTAGAAAGATCCTACCCTAGCGAATCTTAGACGACATTGTATTTTCCTCCACAATGAGAGCGAGTTCATCCCACGACCCGGAATAAACCACCTCTTACACCCCTAAATTCGACCTCGAAATACAGAGACAATAATTAAACAGACGGGACAATAAGACTCAATTGATTCCAAACTAAGTCCAAACTAATGGTCGCCTTATGTTACGAGTTCAGTCCGTGGACCACAATATCACCACCAGAGGTGCATTCCAATCTGAGTCTCACATCCTCCGCCAATCACTATCCTGGTTCTCAGCCTAAAACCGGACACCAAGACCGGATTGAAATTGCGGACCTTGATAACAGCAAACGAGGCAGAGTACTAAACGCGACTTCAAGAGGTGCGGAGTTCATACCACCGGAAAACGACCACAAGACCATCGCCGGTGCTGGGAAGTAGAAGCTCTGCCGCGTTTCACCAGCAAGGACCCTCTCCTTCGGTTGACAACTCCATTGTTGAAGGGCTTTGCCATGCGTCGCACAATCACACCACTCCTCCAAACGTCTCACCTTCGCATGGGAAGGAGAGATCCTAGGTGAAGGAGACGTCAAACCCAAACCACGCGCCGTTATCGTGAAAGTTCTGTCATATATCTGGAAATTGGAAAACTTGGATCTGACCGAACCTTCGGTCCTAAAAGTCGACTCTCATCACCACCATCCCGCCATGAGTCTCGCCGCCCCTCCATAGAAAGCAGGGACCCGCCTCCATTGCATACAGTGAATGCTCCGGAAGAGGACTCGACAGGCACAATAACGACATGCATATCGACCTAGGGGAAAATAGAAGGGGTGAGAGC
The DNA window shown above is from Brassica oleracea var. oleracea cultivar TO1000 chromosome C3, BOL, whole genome shotgun sequence and carries:
- the LOC106328249 gene encoding dnaJ homolog subfamily B member 1-like; its protein translation is MGVDYYNILKVNHSARDDDLKKAYKRLAMIWHPDKNPSARRDEAEAKFKRISEAYDVLSDPQKRQIYDLYGEEGLKSGKIPNSSYEASSSSSRPPHFYHQHPPNAASFRFNPRDAEDIYAEIFGSEAGGASAGHRTFRDASFRNAGGANGELRKAPAVENPLPCSLEDLCKGVKKKMRLSRNVFDASGKMRVVEEILPIEIKPGWKKGTKLTFPKKGNEEPGIIPADIIFVVEEKPHPLYKRDGNDLLVNQEITLLEALTGKTLDLTTLDGRSLMIPLTDIINPEHEIVVPNEGMPISKEPGKKGNLRLKLNVSYPSKLTAEQKSELKRVLDGVS
- the LOC106335860 gene encoding L-galactono-1,4-lactone dehydrogenase, mitochondrial (The sequence of the model RefSeq protein was modified relative to this genomic sequence to represent the inferred CDS: added 135 bases not found in genome assembly); the protein is MLRSLLLRRSNARSLRPPFPPLRTLCTSGQTLTPAPPPPPPPPPPISSSASEKEFRKYAGYAALALFSGAATYFSFPFPENAKHKKAQIFRYAPLPEDLHTVSNWSGTHEVQTRNFNQPETLADLEALVKEAHEKKNRIRPVGSGLSPNGIGLSRSGMVNLALMDKVLEVDKEKKRVRVQAGIRVQQLVDAIQEYGLTLQNFASIREQQIGGIIQVGAHGTGARLPPIDEQVIGMKLVTPAKGTIELSKDNDPELFHLARCGLGGLGVVAEVTLQCVERQELLEHTYVSTLEEIKKNHKKLLSTNKHVKYLYIPYTDTVVVVTCNPVSKWSGAPKDKPKYTTEEALKHVRDLYRESIVKYRVQDSSKKTPDSREPDINELSFTELRDKLIALDPLNDVHVGKVNQAEAEFWKKSEGYRVGWSDEILGFDCGGQQWVSETCFPAGTLAKPSMKDLEYIEQLKELIQKEAIPAPSPIEQRWTGRSKSPMSPAFSTAEEDIFSWVGIIMYLPTADPRQRKDITDEFFHYRHLTQAKLWDQYSAYEHWAKIEIPKDKEELEALQERLRKRFPVDAYNKARRELDPNRILSNNMVEKLFPVSKTA